The genomic DNA ACATGAAGTCCGTGGGCCTTAGCGTCATCAGCCTCTCGCCGTCCGCAGCGTAGACGTACCTTATCTTGCCCCTCCTCCTCTCGACCAGCAGGGGAAGTGACGTCAAGGCCTTGGCAACATCATCGCCGAACTGAAGGCTCAACAGCGCCCTGAGCACCCCCAGCTCCTCCTCGGTCGCTGGCCTCCTCGTTGGCACGGAGACCCCCAGGCGACAATCACGCTTAGGCTTTTTAGCTGATAATCTACGGCCAGGCCTGGTGAGAGCCTTGACGTCCCCTCATGAGCTCAAGGGGAGGGACCTCCTGTGCCTAACTGATTACAGCGCTGAGCAGATAACCTTCCTCCTTGACCTGGCAGCCCAGCTCAAGGCCAGGTACTACGCGGGCGAGAGGGTCCTTGACGTCCTGAGGGGCAGGTCAATAGCCATGATATTTGAGAAGCCCTCCACAAGGACCCGCGTGAGCCTTCAGGCCGCCGCCTACCAGCTGGGCGCGCAGCCCATAGTACTGAGCGCCTCAGAGCTCCAGCTCGGCCGCGGCGAGACAATACCTGACACCGCGAGGACCCTCTCGAGGTTCGTTGACGCGATCACAGCGAGGGTCTACAGGCACTCAGACCTTGAGGTCCTGGCCAAGTACGCCACCGTGCCCGTCATAAACGCCCTCAGCGACCTCTCCCACCCCCTTCAGGCCCTGGCGGACTTCTTGACGATAAGGGAGAAGCTTGGGAGGCTCAAAGGGGTCAAGCTGGCCTTCGTGGGCGACGGAAGCGATAACATGCTCCACAGCCTTCTAGTGGCGGGCTCCAAGCTGGGCGTCAGCGTGTACGTGGCGTCGCCGAGCTCCCTTCAGCCTGACAAGCGCATCCTCGAGGCGGCCAGAAGGGAGGCTGAGGCCAGCGGCGCCGAGATAAGGTTCACGGAGGACCCCTTCGAGGCCGTGGACGGCGCTGACGTGGTCTACACTGACGTCTGGGTCAGCATGGGCCAGGAGAGCATAGCTGAGCAGAAGAGGCGCCTCCTAAGCACTTACCAGGTCAACGCCAAGCTCATGGAGAGGGCCTCGAGCAGGGTCATCTTCATGCACTGCCTCCCGGCCCACCGCGGCGAGGAGGTGACAGACGAAGTCATAGAAGGCC from uncultured Acidilobus sp. JCHS includes the following:
- a CDS encoding ornithine carbamoyltransferase, with amino-acid sequence MTSPHELKGRDLLCLTDYSAEQITFLLDLAAQLKARYYAGERVLDVLRGRSIAMIFEKPSTRTRVSLQAAAYQLGAQPIVLSASELQLGRGETIPDTARTLSRFVDAITARVYRHSDLEVLAKYATVPVINALSDLSHPLQALADFLTIREKLGRLKGVKLAFVGDGSDNMLHSLLVAGSKLGVSVYVASPSSLQPDKRILEAARREAEASGAEIRFTEDPFEAVDGADVVYTDVWVSMGQESIAEQKRRLLSTYQVNAKLMERASSRVIFMHCLPAHRGEEVTDEVIEGPWSVVWDEAENRLHTAKAVLASLVP